In the genome of Streptomyces sp. NBC_00259, the window GATGCTGCCGGCCGAGGCTAGCGTGAGCCGCGACAGTACGTACGACCGGGAGGGACGGGATGGCTGCTCCACCGAAAGGCGCCCTGGCGAAATGGGAGAAGGTGCGGTCCTTTGCCCTGGGTCTGCCGGGCGCGACCGAGGAGTTCCCCTGGGGGGAGACCGTCGTCAAGGTCAACAAGAAGATCTTCGTCTTCCTAGGTGTCGACGACGGCAGCCACCCTCTGGGCATCGGCGTCAAGCTCAAGGACGAGGCGATGCACGCGCACGCCCTGTCCTGCCCGGGCGCGGAGCCGTCGGGCTACGGCCTCGGCAAGGCGGGCTGGGTGCAGATCCCGCTGGCCGTCAGGGGCGCCCCGACGGCGGACGTGCTCTGCGACTGGGTCGAGGAGAGCTACCGGACGATCGCCACGAAGAAGCTGATCGCCGAACTCGAGGCCCGCTGACGCCCTGCCCTCCGCCGACAGCCCGCAGGCCGACCCGCACCCGCGGTCGGCCTGCGGCTGCCGGCGTCCGCACCCGCCGGCGTCCGCACCCGCAGGTCGGCCTGCACCTGCCCGCGTCCGCCCCGCCGTCAGCGGTAGTCGTCCGGATGGTCCTGCATCCACACGTTGATCCGGTCACGGGTCCCCACGAGTTCCTTCTGGTGCGTCTTGAGGTTCTCGTACGACATGTCCTGGCCGAGGGTCTTGCGCAGTTCCGCGATCCACGCGATCGGCTCGGGGAAATGCCCGGGGCCCTTGGGGTCGGCCTTCATGGCCTCGTCCAGCCGCTCCAGCTCGTCGTGGACCCGCCCGAGGAAGTACGCGCACTGGCCGTCGCCGCCCGTGCAGCCGTCGTTGAAGGTGGCCTGGAGTCCGGCGAAGGCGTCGCGGACCAGCTCGGGCCCGGGTGAGGGCTGCACGCTCGACCGTGTCCCGGCAGCGGGCTGCGCTTCGCCGGCGGCGGGCTCTGTCCCGGCGGCGGCCGTCGTGGGCGTGCCCCCGGTGTCCGGCGCGCCGCCGTCCGTGGCGGAGCAGGAGATCAGCAGTGCCGCCGGAAGTGCGACGAGCGCTGCGACGCGGACGGGGCGGGGTATACGCATGGAGTCTCCGTTTCCTGGATCCGGCTGCAGGACCCTACCGTCACGGAGTGAGAAACCAAGCGCTTGCTCGCCTCAAGGGCTTGTGCGAAGTGGAACGCGTTCTTAACATCACTGATGTTACATCAGTTGTGTCACAGTGCTGGGGGCTTGATGGCAGCGACAGGGAACGGCCCGCCGGGCGGTCCGCTGGCCGGGGTGCGCGTGGTCGAACTGGCGGGCATCGGGCCCGGCCCGTTCGCCGCCATGCTGCTCGCCGACCTCGGCGCCGATGTCGTACGGATCGACCGCCCCGGCGGCTCCGGGCTCGCGATCGACCCGGCGTACGACCTGACCAACCGCAACAAAAGGTCCGTACTGATCGACCTGAAGGCCGACGGCGGCGCCGAGCAGGTCCTCGACCTCGTCGAACGCGCCGATGTGCTCATCGAGGGCTACCGCCCCGGGGTGGCCGAGCGGCTCGGTGTCGGACCCAAGGAGTGCCACGCCCGGAACGCCCGGCTGGTCTACGGCCGGATGACCGGCTGGGGCCAGGAGGGCCCGCTCGCCCAGCGCGCCGGCCATGACATCGCGTACATCGCGATCACCGGCACCCTCGGCATGATCGGCAAACCGGACGAACCGCCCGCCGTGCCCGCCAACCTCGTCGGCGACTACGCGGGCGGCTCGCTCTACCTCGTCATCGGCGTGCTGGCCGCACTGCAGCACGCCCGTACCACCGGCGGCGCCGGCCAGGTCGTGGACGCGGCCATCGTCGACGGCGCCGCGCACCTCGCCACGATG includes:
- a CDS encoding MmcQ/YjbR family DNA-binding protein gives rise to the protein MAAPPKGALAKWEKVRSFALGLPGATEEFPWGETVVKVNKKIFVFLGVDDGSHPLGIGVKLKDEAMHAHALSCPGAEPSGYGLGKAGWVQIPLAVRGAPTADVLCDWVEESYRTIATKKLIAELEAR
- a CDS encoding CaiB/BaiF CoA transferase family protein produces the protein MAATGNGPPGGPLAGVRVVELAGIGPGPFAAMLLADLGADVVRIDRPGGSGLAIDPAYDLTNRNKRSVLIDLKADGGAEQVLDLVERADVLIEGYRPGVAERLGVGPKECHARNARLVYGRMTGWGQEGPLAQRAGHDIAYIAITGTLGMIGKPDEPPAVPANLVGDYAGGSLYLVIGVLAALQHARTTGGAGQVVDAAIVDGAAHLATMIHGMMAAGGWRDSRGANLLDGGCPFYGNYETADGQYMAVGALEQQFYNEFIELLGLGDEAPARKDFARWDDLRAAVADRFRTRTRDEWTAVFEGSDACVAPVLSLREAPAHPHLAARGTFTDHGGITQPAPAPRFSATPGAVYRPPAQPGADTEEVARDWDVPSIRIRQQGGER